From the Candidatus Poribacteria bacterium genome, one window contains:
- a CDS encoding TrkA C-terminal domain-containing protein, translated as TIAELKIRTKYGVNIIAIKRSGPEEITEMPTPDYAIREGDILVVVGANEDIDRLSKV; from the coding sequence ACCATAGCGGAGCTCAAGATCCGAACCAAATACGGGGTGAACATCATAGCGATCAAGCGATCGGGCCCCGAGGAGATCACGGAGATGCCGACGCCGGATTATGCAATCAGGGAGGGAGATATCCTGGTCGTCGTCGGTGCAAACGAGGATATAGATCGGCTTTCAAAGGTCTGA